In Chromobacterium rhizoryzae, one genomic interval encodes:
- the maiA gene encoding maleylacetoacetate isomerase: MVERVLYGYFRSSAAYRVRIALNLKGLDYRYQAVNLLKGEQRSPEYLAINPQGLVPLLDDGGVKIAQSLAICEYLDEAYPDAPRLLPSAPAARARVRALALAIAADIHPLQNTRVGKYLQTEYGKDEEGKAAWIRHWIRTGFDALEQALAESPSRYAAGEQPTLADVCLLPQVFSARRFGLDLSAYPHIVRVADALEQLPAFADAHPSRQPDAI, encoded by the coding sequence ATGGTTGAGCGCGTGCTCTACGGCTATTTCCGTTCCAGCGCCGCTTACCGGGTGCGCATCGCGCTGAATCTCAAGGGGCTGGATTACCGCTATCAAGCGGTCAATCTGCTCAAGGGCGAGCAGCGCAGCCCCGAGTATCTGGCTATCAACCCGCAGGGCTTGGTGCCGCTGCTGGACGATGGCGGGGTCAAGATCGCGCAGTCCCTAGCCATTTGCGAATACCTGGACGAGGCCTATCCGGATGCGCCGCGGCTGTTGCCGTCCGCTCCGGCGGCTCGGGCGCGGGTCCGCGCGCTGGCCCTGGCCATCGCCGCCGATATCCATCCCTTGCAGAACACTCGAGTCGGCAAGTATCTGCAGACCGAGTACGGCAAGGACGAAGAGGGCAAGGCGGCGTGGATACGGCACTGGATTCGCACCGGCTTCGACGCGCTGGAGCAAGCGCTGGCGGAATCGCCCAGCCGTTACGCGGCGGGCGAGCAGCCGACGCTGGCCGATGTCTGCCTATTGCCGCAGGTGTTCAGCGCCCGGCGTTTCGGCTTGGACCTGAGCGCGTATCCGCACATCGTCCGCGTTGCGGACGCGCTGGAGCAACTGCCGGCTTTCGCCGACGCGCATCCATCCCGTCAGCCGGACGCGATCTAA
- a CDS encoding homogentisate 1,2-dioxygenase, with translation MRKWIQYPHREGTVSRQAHADFPDTAIYEREVGRSGFFGPATHLHHKHPPTGWSAWEGPLRPRAFDLNELPKSVAAPWAAPLVLHNAQCKLRIWSVEQAMTQLFRNGDGDDMLFIHAGSGELFCDYGHLSYRDGDYILMPRSTSWRIEPAAPTTMLLIEASNGAYQLPDKGLVGPHAIFDEAMLDVPSIDDAFRAQQTEDEWQVVIKRRGALSTVTYPFNPLDAIGWHGNHSVARINWRDIRPLMSHRYHLPPSAHTTFVADGFVICTFVPRPIESDPGALKVPFYHNNDDYDEVIFYHAGDFFSRDNIKPGMLTFHPAGFTHGPHPKAFAKAMTEPKTFTDEVAVMIDTRDALEQGPQMPAVEWTQYVDSWKPKP, from the coding sequence GCGAAGGCACCGTCTCGCGCCAGGCCCACGCCGATTTCCCGGACACGGCCATCTATGAGCGCGAAGTGGGCCGCAGCGGTTTTTTCGGTCCCGCCACTCATTTGCACCACAAGCATCCGCCCACCGGCTGGAGCGCCTGGGAAGGCCCGTTGCGCCCGCGCGCCTTTGATCTGAACGAACTGCCCAAGAGCGTTGCCGCGCCCTGGGCCGCGCCGCTGGTGCTGCACAACGCGCAATGCAAGCTGCGCATCTGGAGCGTGGAGCAGGCGATGACCCAGCTGTTCCGCAACGGCGACGGCGACGACATGCTGTTCATCCACGCCGGCAGCGGCGAGCTGTTCTGCGATTATGGCCACCTGAGCTACCGCGACGGCGACTACATCCTGATGCCGCGCTCCACCAGCTGGCGCATCGAACCGGCCGCGCCCACCACCATGCTGTTGATCGAAGCCAGCAACGGAGCCTACCAATTGCCGGACAAGGGCCTGGTGGGACCGCACGCCATCTTCGACGAGGCGATGCTGGACGTGCCGTCCATCGACGACGCCTTCCGCGCGCAGCAGACCGAGGACGAGTGGCAAGTGGTGATCAAGCGCCGCGGCGCGCTGTCCACCGTGACTTACCCGTTCAATCCGCTGGACGCGATAGGCTGGCACGGCAACCACTCCGTCGCCCGCATCAACTGGCGCGACATCCGGCCGCTGATGAGCCATCGCTACCATCTGCCGCCATCGGCGCACACTACCTTCGTCGCCGACGGCTTTGTGATCTGCACCTTCGTGCCGCGGCCGATCGAATCCGATCCCGGCGCTTTGAAGGTCCCGTTCTATCACAACAACGACGATTACGACGAAGTGATCTTCTATCACGCCGGCGACTTCTTCAGCCGCGACAACATCAAGCCGGGCATGCTGACCTTCCACCCGGCGGGCTTCACTCACGGGCCGCATCCCAAGGCCTTCGCCAAGGCGATGACGGAGCCCAAGACCTTCACCGACGAAGTGGCGGTGATGATAGACACGCGGGACGCCTTGGAACAGGGGCCGCAGATGCCGGCGGTGGAGTGGACCCAGTATGTGGACAGCTGGAAACCCAAGCCCTGA
- a CDS encoding fumarylacetoacetate hydrolase family protein: MKLATYQNQTRDGQLLVVSRDLSRAVAVPQIAASLQQALDGWDALAPRLQEVYAALNAGEVPGAFPFEPQRCHSPLPRAYQWADGSAYLNHVELVRKARGAEVPASFYHDPLMYQGGSDAFLPPLAPIPLRDEAWGLDFEGEVAVITGDVPLGADADACAGQIRLLMLVNDVSLRNLIPNELAKGFGFFQSKPATAFSPVAVSPDELGAAWRDGKAHLPLLVEYNGAPYGHPNAGVEMQFSFPQLVAHVAKTRELAAGSIIGSGTVSNHDRSVGSCCLAEQRMIETIENGAPTTPFMKVGDRVRIEMKDAAGASVFGAIEQTVVKHG, encoded by the coding sequence ATGAAACTCGCCACATATCAGAATCAAACCCGCGACGGCCAGTTGTTGGTCGTCAGCCGCGACCTGTCCCGCGCGGTGGCGGTGCCGCAGATCGCCGCCAGTCTGCAACAGGCGCTGGACGGCTGGGACGCGCTGGCGCCGCGGCTGCAGGAAGTCTACGCCGCGCTGAACGCGGGCGAGGTGCCGGGCGCTTTCCCGTTCGAGCCGCAGCGCTGCCACAGCCCGCTGCCGCGCGCCTATCAATGGGCGGACGGCAGCGCCTATCTGAACCATGTCGAGCTGGTGCGCAAGGCGCGCGGCGCCGAGGTGCCGGCCAGCTTTTACCACGACCCGCTGATGTACCAGGGCGGCTCCGACGCCTTCCTGCCGCCGCTGGCGCCCATCCCGCTGCGCGACGAGGCCTGGGGCCTGGACTTCGAGGGCGAGGTGGCGGTGATCACCGGCGACGTGCCGCTGGGCGCGGACGCCGACGCCTGCGCGGGCCAGATCCGCCTGCTGATGCTGGTCAACGACGTCAGCCTGCGCAATCTGATCCCCAACGAGCTGGCCAAGGGCTTCGGCTTCTTCCAGAGCAAGCCGGCCACGGCTTTCTCGCCGGTGGCGGTGAGCCCGGACGAACTGGGCGCCGCCTGGCGCGACGGCAAGGCGCATCTGCCGCTGCTGGTGGAATACAACGGCGCGCCTTACGGCCATCCCAACGCCGGCGTGGAAATGCAGTTCAGCTTCCCGCAACTGGTGGCGCACGTGGCCAAGACCCGCGAGCTGGCCGCCGGCTCCATCATCGGCTCCGGCACCGTGTCCAATCACGACCGCAGCGTCGGCTCCTGCTGCCTGGCGGAACAACGGATGATAGAAACCATCGAGAACGGTGCGCCGACGACTCCGTTCATGAAGGTGGGCGACCGCGTGCGCATCGAGATGAAGGACGCCGCCGGCGCCAGCGTCTTCGGCGCCATCGAGCAGACGGTGGTGAAACATGGTTGA
- a CDS encoding LysR substrate-binding domain-containing protein, giving the protein MKPLPPLYTLIAFEAVARLSSFTQAAGELNLSQGAVSRQLQLLEDYLGCKLLQRGTRKVELTPAGEQYLSEVRSALEQLAGATASLMHWQQDKQVTVACSTALASLWLMPNLSAFRQAQPDLSIRILANDNIQELQAFEFDLGVYYFRQPPKDADAVALFDEHMYAVCSPGYLPAGPAQPVALLDETLITMDGGQRDWFNWPQWFAAQNIAWRPAARQLSVTNHHLAVQAALAGQGVALAWGHLIDSYLASGALVMASDAKVTMSGAFYLLLPERRRPKPATRLFADWLASLAVMRR; this is encoded by the coding sequence ATGAAACCGCTGCCGCCTCTTTATACCCTGATCGCTTTTGAAGCTGTGGCCCGGCTCTCCAGTTTTACCCAGGCCGCCGGTGAACTGAATCTGTCGCAAGGCGCGGTCAGCCGTCAGCTGCAGTTACTGGAAGACTATCTGGGGTGCAAATTGCTGCAGCGGGGCACCCGCAAGGTGGAATTGACTCCGGCCGGCGAACAATACCTGAGCGAAGTCCGCTCCGCCCTGGAGCAATTGGCCGGCGCCACCGCCAGTCTGATGCATTGGCAGCAAGACAAGCAGGTGACGGTGGCCTGTTCCACCGCGCTCGCCTCCTTGTGGCTCATGCCCAATCTCTCCGCCTTCCGCCAGGCTCAGCCTGACCTCTCAATCCGCATTCTGGCCAACGATAATATTCAAGAGCTGCAGGCATTCGAATTCGACCTCGGCGTTTACTATTTCCGTCAGCCTCCCAAGGACGCCGATGCGGTGGCCTTGTTCGATGAGCACATGTACGCGGTTTGCAGCCCGGGCTATTTGCCGGCCGGTCCGGCCCAGCCAGTGGCTTTGTTGGACGAGACGCTGATCACCATGGATGGCGGTCAGCGCGACTGGTTCAACTGGCCGCAGTGGTTTGCCGCCCAAAACATCGCCTGGAGACCGGCCGCCAGACAATTGAGCGTGACCAACCACCATTTGGCAGTGCAGGCGGCGCTGGCCGGGCAGGGGGTGGCGCTGGCCTGGGGGCATCTGATCGACAGCTATCTGGCCAGCGGAGCGCTGGTGATGGCGTCGGACGCCAAGGTGACGATGAGCGGCGCTTTTTACTTGTTGCTGCCGGAACGGAGGCGGCCCAAGCCGGCCACCAGATTGTTCGCGGATTGGCTGGCCTCGCTGGCGGTGATGCGGCGGTGA